Proteins co-encoded in one Flavobacteriaceae bacterium MAR_2009_75 genomic window:
- a CDS encoding AraC-like DNA-binding protein, which produces MSVTAKLLPIPLRAPIYSNSPFSSQSKAIDLKGVNGSTLLHELNGCTILETQYHLQTAFNTVSNHDDGLVRIHFQLLGSCAQEIAKTPSVIDQGYFNMLRMPKSATGLNYQGSICHSLEVLFHEEFLKTVVGNLNSRLTDFLKLKSNKEPIAFWQNNQPLDEKSCTLINEIKTCTLDGVLKKSFLETKVIELIELLFIKKPQCISLGVIPARPPQIEDTVIHKVHTYLYKNLNKNITIPQLAQFAGINTSKLKQDYKQVYGCTIFKHLTAMRMNEAHDLLKAKELTIAHISQMVGYKNPQHFTVAFKKYYGYLPREVV; this is translated from the coding sequence ATGTCGGTAACTGCCAAACTACTGCCTATACCGTTAAGGGCACCCATATATTCTAATTCGCCATTTTCAAGCCAAAGCAAAGCAATTGATTTGAAGGGAGTTAACGGTTCTACTTTGCTTCATGAACTGAACGGATGCACGATTTTAGAAACGCAATATCATCTTCAAACTGCATTCAATACAGTATCTAACCATGATGATGGATTGGTGAGAATACATTTTCAGTTGTTAGGCAGTTGCGCTCAAGAAATAGCAAAAACACCCAGCGTAATCGACCAAGGCTACTTTAATATGCTTCGAATGCCTAAATCCGCAACTGGTTTAAATTACCAAGGCTCTATTTGTCATTCGTTGGAAGTTTTATTTCATGAAGAGTTCTTAAAAACTGTGGTGGGCAATCTAAATAGCAGATTGACGGACTTCTTAAAATTGAAGAGCAACAAAGAACCGATTGCGTTCTGGCAGAATAACCAACCACTTGATGAAAAAAGCTGTACCCTTATCAATGAAATTAAAACTTGTACTCTTGACGGGGTATTGAAAAAATCATTTTTAGAAACCAAAGTGATAGAATTGATAGAACTTCTTTTTATTAAAAAGCCACAATGCATTTCTCTGGGTGTTATTCCGGCGAGACCCCCGCAGATTGAAGACACGGTAATTCATAAGGTTCATACCTATCTCTATAAGAATTTAAATAAGAACATTACAATACCACAGCTCGCTCAATTTGCCGGTATCAATACCTCTAAATTAAAGCAAGACTATAAGCAGGTTTACGGCTGCACTATTTTTAAGCACCTGACAGCCATGAGAATGAACGAAGCCCACGATTTATTAAAAGCTAAAGAGCTGACCATTGCCCACATTTCACAAATGGTAGGTTATAAAAACCCGCAACACTTTACCGTTGCCTTCAAAAAATATTACGGCTATTTGCCCAGAGAGGTAGTCTAA
- a CDS encoding outer membrane receptor protein involved in Fe transport yields MTHIFLQSNLFLIILNKNNIVRYWFLTFLLINLHTEVFSQQPTNRISGQVITVTGEPLFGATVFIANTSTGSQTDENGNYLIKNIRNGEYVITASYIGLKTISKKVKIEGSKKNIKIDFKLSENTEELDEVTVNGKTKETEIETKGFAVNVIETKEASIRNVQTNELLNTTVGVKIRQNGGLGSNVQYSLNGLSGNSVRIFIDGIPISMYGSSFNLNSIPPSMIENIEVYKGVVPGHLADDALGGAINIVMKNGVRSNFNASASYGSFNTVQASLNGLYRFDTSGFTVKASVFHNYSDNDYEISGRNIVDKGLGGVETLITAKRFNDAYRSSGGTIQIGYTDVNWADQFLIGVTGSDDYKEVQHGAFVTKIPYKGRFLESDALLANLTYLKKDFFIKGLDVNVTGLFGERNRIVNDTTGAAYSWTGKRAIDYKGDEYEYSWGAQQEGNPTLLNINRKVASIRSGISYELNKNHKVFLNHVYSGLDRQDSDEMISLLENTFQQTSDIYKNIYSLSYELNTFNNRLKVNLFGKHYRQKVLNTLPKFNSDATEVIDEVYDSSKEYNGYGYAVSFALLNNITLLTSAEKAIRLPNENEVFGDAGDNIEPNLTIKPEISDNYNLGLRLGKFNLRKHGLIISTNLFSRKIQDLIGFPGDAQDNQELGETIQYGNFDRETTSKGIEAEINYSYNNNLGFNFNLSRLSLQRKNLQDNIVNSPNVPLFTMNGSLRYSLNNVIQKQARLNLFYNAYFTDEFSYKEEQGTNVAGLEEFLIPTQLVQDFGCSYIFPNKKFALSLDVKNIFDKVAYDNLRVQKPGRAFYLKLNYTINNF; encoded by the coding sequence ATGACACATATATTTTTGCAATCCAATTTATTCTTAATCATTCTAAATAAAAATAATATAGTGAGATACTGGTTCCTCACCTTTTTACTTATTAATCTTCATACAGAGGTATTTTCTCAGCAACCGACTAATAGAATAAGCGGCCAAGTGATAACAGTAACCGGTGAACCTCTTTTCGGTGCTACTGTATTTATCGCAAATACCAGTACCGGTTCTCAAACCGATGAAAATGGCAACTACCTTATCAAGAATATACGTAATGGTGAATATGTAATCACTGCATCATATATAGGACTCAAAACAATATCAAAAAAGGTTAAGATCGAGGGAAGCAAAAAAAATATAAAAATCGATTTTAAGCTTTCGGAAAACACTGAAGAACTTGACGAAGTAACTGTCAACGGTAAAACCAAGGAAACCGAAATCGAGACCAAAGGTTTTGCCGTGAACGTAATAGAGACAAAAGAGGCAAGCATTAGAAACGTACAGACCAACGAGTTATTAAATACTACCGTTGGTGTTAAAATTCGTCAAAATGGTGGTTTGGGTTCTAACGTGCAGTACTCTCTAAATGGCTTATCGGGTAATTCGGTACGTATTTTTATTGACGGCATTCCGATTTCGATGTACGGTTCGTCTTTTAATTTAAACAGCATTCCGCCTTCTATGATTGAAAATATAGAAGTATACAAAGGAGTGGTTCCTGGGCATTTGGCCGATGATGCATTAGGTGGGGCTATAAATATTGTGATGAAAAATGGTGTGAGAAGCAATTTTAACGCCTCTGCATCATACGGCTCATTCAATACGGTACAGGCTAGTCTTAACGGTTTATATCGTTTTGATACATCTGGTTTTACGGTAAAAGCTTCTGTGTTTCATAATTATTCTGACAACGATTATGAAATAAGCGGTAGAAACATTGTAGACAAGGGTCTAGGAGGAGTAGAGACGCTTATAACCGCTAAAAGATTCAATGATGCCTATAGATCATCCGGAGGAACGATTCAAATAGGTTATACCGATGTAAATTGGGCCGATCAATTTTTAATCGGTGTTACAGGTTCTGATGATTATAAGGAAGTACAACACGGTGCCTTTGTAACTAAAATACCCTACAAAGGAAGGTTTTTAGAGTCTGATGCCTTGTTGGCGAACTTGACATACCTCAAAAAAGATTTCTTTATAAAAGGATTGGATGTAAACGTTACTGGATTATTCGGTGAGAGAAATCGCATTGTTAATGATACTACAGGTGCGGCTTATAGTTGGACAGGGAAGAGGGCCATCGATTATAAAGGAGACGAGTACGAATATTCTTGGGGTGCTCAGCAAGAAGGCAATCCGACATTACTTAACATCAATAGAAAAGTAGCGTCGATAAGATCGGGAATTTCTTACGAACTGAACAAAAACCATAAAGTGTTTTTAAATCACGTGTATAGTGGACTTGACCGACAAGATAGCGATGAGATGATTTCGCTGTTAGAAAACACTTTTCAACAAACGAGCGATATATACAAGAATATATACTCTCTAAGTTATGAACTGAACACTTTTAACAATCGATTAAAAGTAAACCTGTTCGGAAAGCATTATCGCCAAAAAGTTCTAAATACCTTACCTAAGTTCAATAGTGATGCTACTGAGGTAATTGATGAGGTTTACGATAGTAGCAAAGAATATAATGGCTATGGCTATGCGGTTTCTTTTGCGCTTCTAAACAATATAACCCTGCTGACCTCTGCTGAAAAAGCCATTCGCCTGCCAAATGAAAACGAGGTTTTCGGCGATGCTGGAGACAATATAGAACCCAATCTGACCATTAAGCCAGAAATAAGCGACAACTACAATTTAGGTTTAAGATTAGGAAAATTCAACCTTCGAAAACACGGACTTATCATTTCTACGAATCTTTTTTCTAGAAAAATTCAAGATTTAATTGGTTTTCCCGGAGACGCACAAGACAATCAAGAACTTGGTGAAACCATTCAATACGGAAATTTTGATAGGGAAACCACTTCTAAAGGCATTGAAGCAGAAATCAACTATAGCTACAATAATAACCTCGGTTTTAACTTTAATTTATCGCGTTTAAGTTTACAAAGAAAAAATCTTCAAGATAACATTGTAAACTCACCGAACGTTCCTTTGTTCACCATGAACGGATCACTGCGTTACTCCTTAAACAACGTTATTCAAAAACAAGCGCGTTTAAACCTATTTTACAACGCTTATTTTACTGACGAGTTTTCTTATAAAGAAGAACAAGGTACTAACGTAGCAGGATTGGAGGAGTTTTTAATACCAACTCAATTGGTTCAAGATTTTGGCTGTAGTTATATATTCCCAAACAAAAAATTTGCATTGAGCCTAGATGTCAAAAACATTTTCGACAAAGTTGCTTATGACAATTTACGTGTACAGAAACCAGGTAGGGCTTTTTACCTAAAATTGAATTATACAATCAATAATTTTTAA